agtcttttggctcttgttgctacaaatctttattttttcgtctgcagtcttctttacattatcctgaatagtgctccagtaatacggaatcataaattcttagccaactgctttagattggaaaacattgttagttttagaggaactaaatactctgaataaaattttcaccttactttaagtgactgtactgaataaattatgtatggcgctagtagtggcaaatttcaccaaagttggcgcatttaataaggattataaaatggtatagcactttgcacattatttcttaaattcgacacaaaaaaagattttccaacgaaactccgtttcgatgaatttatttgaacttactaaaatttcttctagagtactcaaatcatacgttacaacctcgtatacactagacaacactttgcacgcgatttgttatcatcatgttgaaaatcagcgaggatctgtTGTGATCTTGTCAAACagcattgtctgtctactcatgatttcgcttgcagcattcgtcggcaatattatcgctagagaaactgttattatgtattgtgtttcaataaataatattgaatgattgcaatatgatgttcatagtgtatcaaacacattatcaaatgtgtagtaaaatcaaaaggaacggacgcggcagattcatgtacccacacagcatatcgacgtgAGCATGAGAGACATGAGCTCTTaggcacaattactcgtcatatccccatcaaaaaaaaaaggactgggcgaatcctccgattaagttacagttgcaaaaaagccagtgcttaGCTAGAATCCCGTAGCCctagtacgatggctcgagatgcacaacaccaatTCCTccagcgataatattgccgacgaatgctgcaagcaaaatcatgagtagacagacaatgttgtttgacaagatcacaacagatcctcgctgattttcaacatgatgataacaaatcgcgtgcaaagtgttgtctagtgtatacgaggttgtaacgtatgatttgagtactctagaagaaattttagtaagttcaaataaattcatcgaaacggagtttcgttggaaaatctttttttgtgtcgaatttaagaaataatgtgcaaagtgctataccattttataatccttattaaatgcgccaactttggtgaaatttgccactactagcgccatacataatttattcagtacagtcacttaaagtaaggtgaaaattttattcagagtatttggtaactctaaaactaacaatgttttccaatctaaagcagttggctaagaatttatgattccatattactggagcactattcaggataatgtaaggaagactgcagacgaaaaaataaagatttgtagcaacaagagtcaaaagactggcacagggtgtactttttcgtggataacacataagtcactgtaatttaaaaactgtaggacttaggattttttttatatttttctgataacatttggaaccttgccgatcacctggtgcctgttggacgtcgacttcagggacaccctgtatattactattatattcTGTTGAATGTATAGGTACTAGAAATTACAATTGTGTGCATTAAATATAaagatacatatacatacttcAGTACATAAATACCCGTTTTTGTTGAAGAATAATTGATATCTACAAGATAGATATTCAAGTCACTACATTTTTAGGAACTATTTTCTTCATATTGGATAGAGGGCCAAGCCTGTTGTggggaagtccatgaggattttcattgctgtagaaaaaaaaagaccgaccacctgatggtaagctatcagcaTCGCCCATAGATAGCTGTGTAATATCAGGTGATTCCAAGTGCAGTGCCGACCTTATATTTATAATGCGATTTCAATGATCATCttctattttttatactttgaaagttcgtatgaaatatattatcaAGTATATGTTATTTACTACACTTCATTTGCtttcagtatttattatatttaacgcACAAAACGGTGGATTTCTGTTCTACTAGTTATCCatctattattttacaaaaatgacTTAAACAAAATCCTTTTTTAAAGCCTCTAAGGCCGACAAAAGTGCATTGTTAATCGATGAATCCTATCTTTTTCATTCATATAGACAATATAGTTGGAGTAAGTGACACAAGAATATTATATAGGTGTTTTCATAAGCccattttattttcgaaatgaCAATTTTATCATAAATCAGTTAGGAAACTACTAAAAACGTAAGTATTATCATAGTAATGTTAatgaattaaagaaaattaggattaatttgaaatacatattttattgtgaacaataatttctttttgaCGAAGAAAACACCCAATTTGGCAATAGCACGAGATTATTTACTATGTAACTTTGACATTACATAAAAACGTAGAATAATTGAGATTTTTTCGTTAAATTGAACATTGTACAAATACATACTGGACATAGGTCATATTTAGGCAGAATTATTGCTTAGAAATTTCTAAAGCTATTTCGATATTATTTTGCCCGATAATAACAGCctcataacataaaataatgtattgtagAATCAACAGAAAATAGTGTTTAACCATGTTTGAGTGGGTGAAGAAAGGCTTACtgagattttattatttcttcaatGTCAATTTTCATAGTATTtcaagtttaatttagtttctcGCAAGGACGTTGAAAAAAAGGCGAacgtactttatttatttattatacttaaaccatgcataattttacagctttaAGCCAATACTTTATACAGTTAAGTTACAATAGACCATCAATTTGTTATATGCAATAGGAAGCAAACGAGCAGAGgggtcgcctgatggtaagcaatcagcgccgcagATAGACACCCGctacaccagagaagtcacaagtgcgttgccggccttttaagaaggaataccCCCACCTTTTTTTCAACGTCCTTGCTTTtaactaatatattattaaacagtTCTGTCTTACCATTTCAGaagttcaaaataaaaacaaaaaacatatttataggGTTAAAGGTCCCTAAATGaccattatatatttaatatcgaGGCATACACTTAGGAATGAGGGCAAACATTCATTCACGACATAAAACAACTAGatctcattaaaattaataactagaCACACATACTTTAACAGgacagacaaaacaaaaatagatataggtattttattatcatatcaGGCTATGGGCACACTAACCTTTCCCGCGTGTTACCGCAAAACCACCCGCGGTATTGTCAACCTTAGGTTCCTACCACTaagttttctatgaattatttttgCAGTGGTTACTTCCTgtgataattttataactttttacggttttttaaatcaatcgcttgtacatatttttgtttccCAACCACACATGGTTAAAAGTCGCCGTGATTAAAAGAAGAAGGAGATTTCTCTCGAAATTGTTCGAGACAACCCGACTAGTTTCAATGCCTGAGGGCTACAGTATTGAGAATATATTTAATAGTCAGAATTAATCAGAttcattttacaataaactatacaaagtcaaagtcaatttgCCGTCACCATTCGACATTGGCAGTATGGTCGAGAACACTGTATTGGAAACTTGATTTTGcttctcattaaaaaaaaaaacaaaaatacgaatATGAGTTTAGcgagttaactaaaaatcccgGTTTACTCGAGAataactctactagtttcgagtcacagagggactcttaatcataatttaatttatcaagtGTTAAAGTATGTGTGTCGTAGCGTAGACATAGAAGAAgcaggtaataataataattaacaaatacgTTTAGATGTTCAGCTGATCACTCCGCGATGTCCGCGTCCTCCGTGTCATCTGAAATATTAAGGATCATGTTAGTTCTAGCTTGATTATGGTGATGAATAAATCTAGCAATTGAGGGTGatttaacccgttgtctgtcggaacgcagatctacgcgagacacaatgtgttttctattgtgccttatataccgacagacaaggggttaaaggtaagcatccacaggcccgcatcgtacgcatcgcacgatgcgggcctgtagacgcaatttagtttgtcttgtatagaaactcatacaactgcaccgcatcatcggcaatgcctacatgcgatgcgtaccgatgacgtctgTGCCTGtatacacatcacatcatcagcctagctataattggccactgctgaccaaaggcctcttctcacacgaagaaggcgcattaatcaccacgcttgctcaatgcgtgttagcaatttcataaaaattatagacggactacctagcgctaTCATATTTTTGCGCcgtatatacatttttttttaataattatttatgttattacttttgtaatcggtgcaaataaactgtttttcttttttcttctttcatCATACTCATGTATATGCATTAGGTTATATAATTTACCTGTAACGTTAGTTGTAAGAGTtgaaataaatctatactaatattataaagctaaagagtttgtttgattgtttgtttgtttgtttgaacatgctaatctcaggaactactggtccgatttgaataattcttaaaaactaaaactaaaactttttgtgttggatagcgcatttatcgaggaaggttataggctataaattatcacgctacgattaataggaaccgagcagagcgggtgaaaccgcgcggaagtagctagtaaattaataaatgtaagatTTACTCACTGTTTACTTGTTCGTGTGTACCGTTGACGTTCTCCAGCCTCATCTGCCGGAGCCTCGCGGCCGCGTCCTCGGCAGACATGTTGCTCTCCTCCGCGTCCTCAAACTCATCCTCTCCTGTAAGGGAAACAGTtgttaatatattaattgtatACTTCTTTAAAAGAAGTTCAGGTGATGAACTTATCAccattttttcttcttttatctAAATGTACAGGAGGCAATAATAAATCTTAGTAGCGACAGATGCCACCCATGGTATCGATGTTTCCAAAAAAAATGTAGCCTTTATGCTTTACCACTATCCAGCCTCCGCATCattaacatacaataaaaacgtACCGTAGatgcaacacaaaaaaaattacatacaaatactCTATAATATTAGGAAAGGGCGAAGTCTGATATGCTTTGTTATTGTGGCAACACATGACAAGtgatagatgacagaagtcgcccatagactatcgacgatcAAATCAATAGATGACGTCTTAAATCCTACATTGCACATAAGACCGTTGGGCAGAAAGTCTGCCAAGCACGATCACCTAGCCTGGTCGGAGGagtatagtaataaaaataccatcGTCAAACTCCTCTCCATCCATGTAAGGGTCTTCATCTTCATCGATCTCGTCTGCGGGGTCTGGGTGCAATGACTGACCCTGGTTCATCGCCATAAACATTGCTTCTAAGTCGTTGTCGTTTTGTGGGACAAATCTGAAATCAATTACTCTTATTAtatgtgtgtctgtgtgtattATCAGCTAAAAAACATTGTGTAAGCCACGGTCTTTATGTCTttggatgatgacagggtataaaacttaaaaatctatttagtccgtcagttacgtaatgaaaaaatatttgtcacgttttttttttaataatttcacataagttaacaatacttaaataaaacgaatattaatttaggagtgggagcaaatacgacatttttacgtataatataaaatgtacacctaaaagtgacgtcacgggatatttcaaatcaatatatcttcgaaactattagtttccgtaagaaattaaaaatacatatctaatattttaaaataatctacaagacggacgttaaaataaaaactagtcatctaccctattatttatgtatacagGCAAAACAAATGTCATATTGTTTACCTTAGTTTGGTCATGGGCTCCTCGTCAGCATCATATTCATCGTCATCGTCTACCGGCGCGTCGCCAGCGCCCTGCTGCGTCATTTCTGGTAAACTGTACAATAAATATGGGGTGTAAGCAGAATGCTccagaaaaataatacaatattttttgtttttattattttaatagtttttgttttcgtgttgtTCATGTAACATCAACTTTAAGCagtagattacaactattattacataaaataaacattgaattcctatttatttttttaataaaactagtttttaccatcacctgatTGGAGCGTTTGGGAGCATTCCATTTACTCCCTGTATAATGAATTCTTTTATCAAAAATAGACTAGTCTCCTACTAGTCAAATACATTACTTTTACCGAAAagtaaaaaactatattttctatgaaatagtgcattatgacatcatcagatttttacatgaaatagcagacttatttctagaaaattatctagaaaaattggaaaattaagtatggaaaaggaaaataaaattgtgttggtttttgaattttttattgtattgaaaattccaaataatttatttttgactgtggatactacccaattgttTACTGagcattttcaaaaaaaagtGTACCCCCGGATTTTGCCTTGTCCCTCGactttgttgatttatttttttgagatgaATAACTTTTAgcagaatatattaatttaagtgacaagaaaatatatttaaatagatatagaAATTGTCGCTATGTTGTTACTTtgctaaatataaaacttacgaagattttaaaatattgaagacCATCAAATATACCTGTCCCCTTACCAACTAAGATAAGATatgattgatttaaaaaaaatccagtcTAATTTAGTGATttctatatataatttaaattcttaaaagTCGAATTTATCAGTTAAAGGTatcaatgatatatttttttacatattttcttttcaaaataaatatgaatttaaaacgaaaatttTAGCTTTCCGGAAGATTCCGTCTTGTGACCGCTCGTTTGTGCAAAAATTCTTCTAATAGCGAAAAGTATTGCCACAAAATGGCAACACAAAATATCATCCTTCATCGACAGAGGCCATTTTGTTTTCACTAGCAAAATAACTTGTGATAAGTGCGGACGTATTTTTTAAGTGCAGGTGTGTTGATTTCTTTTCTCAGGTATGTGACCAAGTTTTACTGTTATAATCACTTTTCtttgattattgttattgtgtacACATTCAAAACTTTGTATAGTATTTGATACCAAGAATTTATTTGTGCTAAGTAAGATGgctaatttttaaacaatttaaaactacaaGAAGGTAGCATTATGTGACCTCCGTTGTGTGACTTTTTCTACGGTCACATTTAACGGAACGATAAGTCACTATAGGTCGGAATGCATAAAGCTTAGTTCATAATGTAAATGTTTACTCTCCGAATTAACACATAAGTACTaaagttataaattatgtagcttttttcttatttactttcAGTTTCAAATTACACATTTCAAAAAAACTTCAATCTGTAAAATTGAAGTTTACTGACGACTTT
The Spodoptera frugiperda isolate SF20-4 chromosome 17, AGI-APGP_CSIRO_Sfru_2.0, whole genome shotgun sequence DNA segment above includes these coding regions:
- the LOC118276845 gene encoding methylosome subunit pICln, with translation MVVVSPSFSVPAEGILMQLPSVNLIVNNDVDLGTATLYITEHNVVWGGGVGRQGGPSPTVTLMYPNISLHAIQRDPGPGLILVINHELSLPEMTQQGAGDAPVDDDDEYDADEEPMTKLRFVPQNDNDLEAMFMAMNQGQSLHPDPADEIDEDEDPYMDGEEFDDGEDEFEDAEESNMSAEDAAARLRQMRLENVNGTHEQVNNDTEDADIAE